The segment TGTTGATCAGTTACAAGGTTAATACGGCTACGGCTGAAGAGGTATCAACGCATCTTAAAAAGTGCAATGATAATTTTGTGCCCAGCCTGAACAAAAAAGTTGACATCAAACTCTATGCAGAAAAAATCACAACCTATGCGGTTCGATTTGAAGCATGGTATGCTGATGAGTTGATAGGATTAGTTGCTGCGTATTTCAACGATGAAAAGCAGGCATCATTTATTACAAACGTTAGCACTGTTCCACAATACAGTGGCAAAGGAATTGCATCGCAGCTGATGAAGGAGTGTATCAGTTTTGCAAATGCCAATCGTTTTAATGGAATAACACTTCGGGTAGCACAACATAATAGTAACGCCATTGCTTTGTATTCAAAATTTGGGTTTCAGCAAACCGGGCTTGAGGAAGGAGAAGTTGTGATGCAAAAGGAGCTGGCGGGAGAATAAAATAATCAGGAATAGTATGAATATGAAATGCCCTAAACAAAGCAAGCCAACGAAAAATGATTATGGGCATACTATTTGGCCAAAAAGCAAATAAAAATAAACAAATGAAAAGAGATTATAACTCGGAATTAAAAGATGCAGCAGATCATAAGTACGCTTACAATTTTGATTTTGATGTAATGCATCGGTTTATGCTAAAGTCTTTTGAACCTTTTTTTAAAGAGGGCAATTGTCTTGAGTTAGGTAGTTTTAAAGGCGATTTCACAAAAAGGCTGATCCCTTTTTTCAAGGATATTACTTGTGTGGAAGCATCAGATGAAGCCATTGAAATTGCCAGGAAAGAATTTGGTGATTTGAAATTTGTAAATGCGTTATTTGAAGAAGTAACACTTCCCGAAAAATACGATAACATTATTCTTACGCATGTGCTGGAGCATTTGGATAACCCGGTAGTAGTAATGAAACGGATTAATGATGAATGGTTATCGGAGAACGGTCGTTTCTTTTTGGTTTGTCCCAATGCAAATGCTCCATCAAGACAGATTGCAGTAAAGATGGGATTGATCACGCACAATGCAGCTATTACTCCAGCGGAGAAAGAGCATGGGCATCGCATTACCTATTCGCTCGATACCCTGGAACGTGATGCGAAGGCGGCAGGTTTAAAAGTGGTACACAGGTCGGGTATCTTCTTTAAAGCATTAGCCAACTTTCAATGGGACCGATTACTGAATACCGATATTATTTCACCGGAGTATCTCGAAGGCTGTTATGAGTTAGGCCAGCAGTATCCTGACCTTTGTTCAAGTATCTTTTTAATGTGTGAAAAGGGAAAATAAGCCGATGATTCCATTGTTAACGGTTTGCCTTATTACCTATAATCACAAGCAGTTTATACGGCAGGCAATCGAAGGGGTGTTAAAGCAGCAGGTTGATTTTTCGTTTCAATTACTCATTGCAGATGATTATTCTACTGATGGAACAAGAGATATTCTTGTGGCCTATCAGCAAAAGCATCCTGATTTTATACACCTGATATTACAGGAAAAAAATGTTGGCCCTGCACAAAACTGGATTGACTTAATTACAAGACCCCAATCTAAATACATCGCTTATTTTGAAGGAGATGATTACTGGATCGATCCTCTGAAACTACAGAAGCAGGTAACTTTTCTCGAAGCGAATGAAGAATACAGTTTTACATTTCACCAGGCTTTACGCATAAGTGAACATTCGTCAGAATATGATGTCTATCCAGTGACGGATATTCGTTCTTTTGAAGCACATACTTTTTTCAAGATGACAACGATTCCAATGGCCAGCCTTGTTTACAGGACTAATGTGCCATTAACGATTCGAATGAATCATCGACATGGCGATTTTATGATGCTCTGTAGCTTACTTACACATGGGAAAGCTTATTTCTTCAACGAAGTAATGTCTGTGTACCGGGTACATACAGGTGGCGTATCCTTTAATCATTTTACTGCAAAATATTTAGAGAAACGGCTGATAGATTTAAGTGTAGAGGTAAATTTATTAGAATTTAGCCCTGCAGTACGAAAAGAAATAGCTCATACCTATGTAACACATGCGATACTGGCTGTAACTTTTTTTCGGAATGAGCTTACGAAGAGGCAAATGGTTGGTTATTTAGTCAATAGTATCAAGTACAGAAAACCTTCAGGGTCGTATTTAAAAGAGTATCAAAAACTTTTTATCTCATTTTCACCGTTCATGGGCAAACTCCTGTCCATCTTTAATATCAAACAAATGAAGCATTTTTTTAAACGAGTGTATGATAAGCTTACAGCAAGAGGTTTCAGAGATCAGATTTTGTATGAAACAAAAGCTACTCAAAAACAACTTACAATTTTAAGAGAACAACAATTTATCAGCAACCCGGTGATGGTGATCGGTGGTATGAAAATATGCCTGCCTTTATTTCATGCGGATCATATTCAAAAAATAATTTATCAAAACCGCAATTATTACGAACTGGAGACACTTGGGTTTTTAAGAACCCACTACAAACAATTTGATCATATTATAGATATCGGCAGTAATATCGGCAATCACATGCTATATTACTGCAATTACCTGGCGCCAAAAAAAGTATATTGTTTTGAACCCAATGTGTTTAACCGCAACCAGCTTGAACACAATGTTTCGCTTAATCACCTGAACAAGGTTGTTACAGTTTATCCATTTGCACTTGGTGCAGCCAGTGGAAAGGGAGTGCAAACAGATTTTTCATTGGGAAATACAGGCATGAACCGGATCGATAGGCTCAGTGATGCAGACAATGATGCAGATGCGGTTGACATTCGCAGCCTTGATAGCTTTTCCATAGCACAAGCCAATTTTATGAAAATTGATGTGGAAGGTTTTGAAGTGGAAGTACTGAAGGGAGCTGGTGAAACGATCAAACGTTGTAAACCCGTTGTCATGATAGAAGTGTTTGAAAGCAACCGCCCCGAGGTAGAAGCTTTGATGCAGGGTTTTGGTTACAAGAAATTTATTACGTTGGAGGATTACAACAATATTTATGTTCCTCTCTAACCGGGATACATACGCATGAAGCGAAAGGTTGTATTGCATTTGGTTACCTGGTATCCCTCTTCTGATAACAATATCGACGGGATTTTTATCCGCCGTCATGTTGAATTACTGAGGGCTGATAACAGCTATGAGCACATAGTTGTACAGAAAAGCAGCAGCAAGTTTTCAATTGTACAACATCTTTTGAGTTTACTTGGTTCTTTTACCAGACGAGTTATTGGTACAACAGAAGTGATCCAGTTGCCGGTTGAGTCCGTGCTGTACAATCGTTTTTTCTGGCGTTATAAAAAAGCAATTGAGAAAAAGCAGGTAGAGAAACTCGTGAGGAAATATAAACCCTTGCTTTGTCATTTGCATGTGGTGTATGGATTTGGTGAAGAAGCGGTTTATCTAAAAAAGCATTTGGGGATACCATTCATTGTTACGGAACATATGGCTCCGTTTCCTTTCGACTGGTTGCACAATAAACAGCAGACAGTCATACAACCTATGCTTGAAGCTACAACTGTTACCGCAGTGGGCCAGGCGCAGGCAAATCAAATTGAAGCCTATACCGGTGTAAAGCCTGTGATTGTTCATAATATGGTGAGTGCAAAAGAGTTTTTTTATAAAGCACATGCAACAATTGATCCTTCTGTAAAACTGGAAATCATATTCGTTGGTATTTATGATAAGAGAAAAGGTGTTGATTATTTGTTGAAGGTGTTTCCTCAATTTCTGCAACAGTACCCAAAAACTGTTCTTCACCTTGTAGGCAATGCTGATGAAGAGCGAATGAAACTGATCAACGAATCTGTTGAGGAAGGAA is part of the Lacibacter sediminis genome and harbors:
- a CDS encoding glycosyltransferase family 4 protein, with amino-acid sequence MKRKVVLHLVTWYPSSDNNIDGIFIRRHVELLRADNSYEHIVVQKSSSKFSIVQHLLSLLGSFTRRVIGTTEVIQLPVESVLYNRFFWRYKKAIEKKQVEKLVRKYKPLLCHLHVVYGFGEEAVYLKKHLGIPFIVTEHMAPFPFDWLHNKQQTVIQPMLEATTVTAVGQAQANQIEAYTGVKPVIVHNMVSAKEFFYKAHATIDPSVKLEIIFVGIYDKRKGVDYLLKVFPQFLQQYPKTVLHLVGNADEERMKLINESVEEGKIASNVKFHGRLAAAELCQLFHSCDFYVCSSEWESFGVSVLEALFTGLPVLSTACGGVQEFMRPDNGLLISNDRTQKTLLNGLLQMTANIHSYNREFISTETTNRFSGERIRNDFYSIYNQVQG
- a CDS encoding class I SAM-dependent methyltransferase — its product is MKRDYNSELKDAADHKYAYNFDFDVMHRFMLKSFEPFFKEGNCLELGSFKGDFTKRLIPFFKDITCVEASDEAIEIARKEFGDLKFVNALFEEVTLPEKYDNIILTHVLEHLDNPVVVMKRINDEWLSENGRFFLVCPNANAPSRQIAVKMGLITHNAAITPAEKEHGHRITYSLDTLERDAKAAGLKVVHRSGIFFKALANFQWDRLLNTDIISPEYLEGCYELGQQYPDLCSSIFLMCEKGK
- a CDS encoding FkbM family methyltransferase: MIPLLTVCLITYNHKQFIRQAIEGVLKQQVDFSFQLLIADDYSTDGTRDILVAYQQKHPDFIHLILQEKNVGPAQNWIDLITRPQSKYIAYFEGDDYWIDPLKLQKQVTFLEANEEYSFTFHQALRISEHSSEYDVYPVTDIRSFEAHTFFKMTTIPMASLVYRTNVPLTIRMNHRHGDFMMLCSLLTHGKAYFFNEVMSVYRVHTGGVSFNHFTAKYLEKRLIDLSVEVNLLEFSPAVRKEIAHTYVTHAILAVTFFRNELTKRQMVGYLVNSIKYRKPSGSYLKEYQKLFISFSPFMGKLLSIFNIKQMKHFFKRVYDKLTARGFRDQILYETKATQKQLTILREQQFISNPVMVIGGMKICLPLFHADHIQKIIYQNRNYYELETLGFLRTHYKQFDHIIDIGSNIGNHMLYYCNYLAPKKVYCFEPNVFNRNQLEHNVSLNHLNKVVTVYPFALGAASGKGVQTDFSLGNTGMNRIDRLSDADNDADAVDIRSLDSFSIAQANFMKIDVEGFEVEVLKGAGETIKRCKPVVMIEVFESNRPEVEALMQGFGYKKFITLEDYNNIYVPL
- a CDS encoding GNAT family N-acetyltransferase; this encodes MPSLNKKVDIKLYAEKITTYAVRFEAWYADELIGLVAAYFNDEKQASFITNVSTVPQYSGKGIASQLMKECISFANANRFNGITLRVAQHNSNAIALYSKFGFQQTGLEEGEVVMQKELAGE